A single region of the Hyphomicrobiales bacterium genome encodes:
- a CDS encoding Carbohydrate ABC transporter substrate-binding protein (CUT1 family) has protein sequence MGRAGGAGLKRLLSVEEKLMTISRRDLMIAGGGLAASAAGLPLLGTPSFAQSSNYEPEKGASLRVLRWSPFVKGEEDAWLANTKKFTEATGVEVRIDKESWEDIRPKAAVAANVGSGPDIVWVWFDDAQQYPDKLLDVTDFANALGTKYGGWYEGLEGYAKRDGRFIAVPLAAIGNAVCYRDSWVKEAGFSTFPDKTDAFLEMCKALKAKGHPVGFTLGHGVGDGNNFCHWVLWSHGGKMVDESGKVVINSPETIAALKFVRELYPTFIAGTESWLDVNNNRAFLAGEISVTANGVSLYYAAANDAKLKDMAADIRTTNFPVGPVGKKVELHQTTSAVIFKYSKFPKAALAYLQFMYDKPQFDAWITGASAYCCQPLKAFASNPVWTSTPIHAPYALASETLRPNGYAGPLGYASAACMADYIVVDMVAEAATGQRTPEEAAKRAETRANRYYKV, from the coding sequence TTGGGGAGGGCAGGCGGCGCCGGCTTGAAACGGCTGCTTTCCGTGGAGGAAAAGCTGATGACGATTTCAAGGCGCGATCTCATGATTGCGGGTGGCGGCTTGGCCGCGAGCGCCGCAGGGTTGCCGTTGCTCGGCACCCCATCATTTGCACAAAGTTCTAACTACGAGCCGGAGAAGGGAGCATCGCTGCGCGTTTTGCGCTGGTCGCCATTTGTGAAAGGCGAGGAAGACGCCTGGCTCGCCAATACCAAGAAATTTACGGAGGCGACGGGGGTCGAGGTTCGTATCGACAAGGAAAGCTGGGAGGACATCCGCCCCAAGGCCGCGGTTGCCGCCAATGTCGGGTCGGGTCCGGACATTGTCTGGGTGTGGTTCGACGATGCTCAGCAGTATCCCGACAAGCTGCTCGATGTAACAGACTTCGCCAATGCGCTCGGCACCAAGTATGGTGGCTGGTACGAGGGCCTGGAAGGCTACGCCAAGCGTGACGGGCGCTTCATCGCCGTACCGCTGGCGGCCATTGGCAATGCGGTCTGCTATCGCGACAGCTGGGTCAAGGAAGCTGGCTTCTCCACCTTCCCCGACAAGACAGACGCATTCCTCGAGATGTGCAAGGCCTTGAAGGCCAAGGGGCACCCGGTGGGATTCACGCTGGGCCACGGCGTCGGTGACGGCAACAACTTCTGCCATTGGGTGCTGTGGAGCCATGGCGGCAAGATGGTGGATGAGAGCGGCAAGGTCGTCATCAATAGTCCCGAGACGATCGCCGCGCTGAAATTCGTGCGCGAACTCTATCCCACCTTCATCGCGGGTACGGAGAGCTGGCTCGACGTCAACAACAACCGCGCCTTCCTCGCCGGCGAGATCTCGGTGACCGCCAACGGCGTGTCGCTCTACTACGCGGCCGCCAACGACGCGAAGCTGAAGGACATGGCTGCGGATATTCGCACCACCAACTTCCCTGTCGGTCCCGTGGGCAAGAAGGTCGAACTGCATCAGACGACATCAGCGGTGATCTTCAAATATTCGAAGTTCCCGAAGGCCGCGCTCGCCTATCTCCAGTTCATGTATGACAAGCCGCAGTTTGACGCCTGGATCACCGGCGCCAGCGCCTATTGCTGCCAGCCGCTGAAGGCTTTCGCCTCCAATCCGGTCTGGACGTCCACGCCTATCCACGCGCCCTATGCGCTGGCTTCGGAGACGCTCCGGCCTAATGGCTATGCCGGCCCGCTCGGCTATGCTTCGGCTGCCTGTATGGCCGATTACATTGTGGTCGACATGGTGGCGGAGGCAGCGACCGGCCAGCGGACGCCTGAAGAGGCCGCCAAGCGTGCCGAGACCCGCGCCAACCGCTACTACAAGGTCTGA
- a CDS encoding Drug/metabolite transporter (DMT)-like permease: MAEPDPRNGPSSTAPPARPAPVTGSTLVAIGLGLTSVLGFACIDTSAKWLNQYFDPLQTAWVRYFGSVIFVLALLNPWTRPGVFRTKAPKLQAARSTLLLMSTGLNFFALAYLGLPEVAAIAFSSPLMVALLAGPVLGEWAGPRRLAAIAVGFIGVLIITRPGLGGFQPAVLLAIASAFCGAWYTLSTRMLASRDSPETTMVYSGVVGIVVLTPIMPFIWTTPSSALVWLVMAICGLAGALGHWFLILAFRHAPAPVIAPFSYTHLLWVTLFSYLIFNAVPDAYTIVGAAIVVASGLYLIYRERVIAQRRRAAARSNVIP; the protein is encoded by the coding sequence ATGGCCGAGCCGGACCCGCGCAACGGTCCATCTTCCACCGCGCCGCCAGCCAGGCCAGCCCCAGTCACGGGAAGCACGCTCGTCGCCATCGGCCTTGGCCTGACGTCGGTCCTGGGCTTTGCCTGCATCGACACCTCGGCCAAGTGGCTCAACCAGTATTTCGATCCCCTGCAAACCGCCTGGGTTCGCTATTTCGGAAGCGTGATCTTCGTTCTGGCACTCTTGAACCCCTGGACGCGGCCAGGGGTGTTCCGGACCAAAGCCCCCAAACTCCAGGCGGCGCGCTCCACCCTGCTGCTCATGTCGACCGGCCTGAATTTCTTTGCGCTTGCCTATCTCGGACTGCCGGAGGTGGCAGCGATCGCCTTTTCGAGCCCGCTCATGGTGGCCTTGCTAGCCGGCCCGGTGCTCGGCGAATGGGCCGGGCCTCGCCGCCTCGCCGCCATCGCGGTGGGCTTCATCGGCGTGCTCATCATCACCCGCCCGGGGTTGGGAGGCTTCCAGCCCGCCGTGCTCCTCGCCATAGCCAGCGCCTTCTGTGGTGCCTGGTACACCCTGAGCACGCGCATGCTCGCCTCACGGGATTCGCCCGAGACCACGATGGTCTATTCCGGGGTTGTCGGTATCGTCGTGCTGACACCGATCATGCCTTTTATCTGGACGACGCCATCGTCGGCGCTTGTCTGGCTGGTGATGGCGATCTGTGGCCTTGCCGGAGCGCTGGGACACTGGTTCCTCATTCTGGCCTTCCGGCATGCGCCGGCACCGGTGATCGCGCCTTTCAGCTATACTCATCTCCTGTGGGTTACGCTGTTCAGCTATCTCATCTTCAACGCCGTGCCGGACGCCTACACCATCGTGGGCGCCGCCATCGTCGTCGCCTCCGGCCTTTATCTCATCTACCGCGAGCGCGTGATCGCGCAGCGACGGCGAGCCGCCGCGCGGTCAAACGTCATTCCTTGA
- the opgG gene encoding Glucans biosynthesis protein G: MKKLSRRRLLELMSATAVLSPAMVLAQTPPASTDQPSGSAPPQTTPQFVYDDVVRRARELGAVPFEPNPPPLPEPLSRLDYDGYRDIRFRPERSLLAQGGGQFRMQMFHPGFLFKRPVTVNIIREGVPTPVPYSAQLFDYGRNKFDKPLPVNTGFAGFRLHYPLNDPRVHDELIAFLGASYFRFLGRDQRYGLSARGLAINAGGEEEFPFFREFWIDNPAPGADRVVIYALLDSASVTGAFQFLVYPSKETVVDVTATLFPRKTINKLGIAPLTSMYYVGENDRRFLDEYRPELHDSDGLLIHSGTGEWIWRPLRNPRELATSAFVDNNLRGFGLLQRDRIFEHYQDLDLNYELRPGYWVEPRGNWGEGHVELVEIPTNEETNDNIVASWVPRTPAEPGQTLVYRYRITSLGNADQLHPGGRALNTYQTKPKAAGSPEEVKPGTRRFLIDFAGDDLAYFARDPNLVEIDASLSAGRVVRTYLVPNPKVRGLRAAIDIEVEPGQQVDIRAFLRSGNRALTETWIFPWKAE; the protein is encoded by the coding sequence GCGCACCGCCGCAAACGACCCCTCAGTTCGTCTATGACGATGTGGTCCGCCGGGCGCGCGAGCTTGGAGCCGTGCCGTTCGAGCCCAATCCGCCTCCCTTGCCGGAACCGCTCTCCCGCCTGGATTATGATGGCTACCGCGACATCCGCTTCCGCCCGGAGCGTTCCCTGCTCGCGCAGGGTGGCGGACAGTTCCGCATGCAGATGTTCCATCCCGGCTTCCTGTTCAAGCGGCCGGTGACGGTCAACATCATTCGCGAGGGCGTGCCGACCCCGGTTCCTTATTCGGCTCAGCTCTTCGACTATGGACGCAACAAGTTCGACAAGCCGTTGCCGGTCAACACGGGCTTCGCCGGCTTCCGGCTTCATTACCCTCTCAACGATCCGCGTGTGCATGACGAGCTCATCGCCTTTCTCGGCGCGAGCTACTTCCGCTTCCTCGGCCGCGACCAGCGCTATGGCCTTTCCGCGCGCGGCTTGGCGATCAACGCGGGCGGCGAAGAGGAATTCCCCTTCTTCCGCGAATTCTGGATCGACAATCCCGCCCCCGGCGCGGACCGTGTCGTGATCTATGCGCTGCTCGACAGCGCATCCGTCACCGGAGCCTTCCAGTTCCTCGTCTATCCCTCGAAGGAAACTGTGGTCGACGTCACCGCGACGCTCTTTCCGCGCAAGACGATCAACAAGCTCGGCATCGCGCCGCTTACGTCGATGTATTACGTGGGTGAGAACGACCGGCGTTTCCTCGACGAGTATCGTCCCGAGCTGCATGATTCGGACGGACTGCTCATTCACTCCGGCACTGGCGAATGGATCTGGCGCCCGCTCCGCAACCCGCGCGAGCTCGCCACCTCGGCCTTCGTGGACAACAACCTGCGCGGCTTCGGCCTGCTGCAGCGCGACCGGATCTTCGAGCACTATCAGGATCTCGACCTGAACTATGAGCTCAGGCCCGGCTACTGGGTCGAGCCCCGCGGCAACTGGGGCGAAGGCCATGTCGAGCTGGTCGAGATTCCGACCAATGAGGAAACGAACGACAATATCGTCGCGAGCTGGGTGCCGCGCACCCCCGCCGAGCCCGGGCAGACGCTCGTCTACCGCTACCGCATCACTTCACTCGGCAATGCCGACCAGCTCCACCCGGGCGGACGGGCGCTGAACACCTACCAGACGAAGCCGAAGGCCGCCGGCTCGCCGGAAGAGGTGAAACCCGGCACACGACGCTTCCTGATTGATTTCGCGGGCGATGACCTGGCCTATTTCGCGCGCGATCCCAATCTCGTCGAGATCGACGCCTCCCTGTCGGCAGGGCGCGTGGTGCGCACCTATCTCGTGCCTAACCCGAAGGTGCGGGGCTTGCGCGCCGCCATCGACATTGAGGTGGAGCCCGGGCAGCAGGTGGACATCCGCGCGTTCCTCCGCTCTGGCAACCGCGCGCTGACCGAAACGTGGATCTTCCCCTGGAAGGCCGAATGA
- a CDS encoding Creatinine amidohydrolase, producing MLPSPFWADLTTTDFGRAAMEDVTAILPVAAVEQHGPHLPLGTDAMIMEGYVARVVAALPADLTVSFLPTQTVGHSPEHLAFSGTLTLSAEAAIAAWRGIGESVYRAGCRKLVIVSSHGGNSPVVDIVAQSLRANWGLTVVTVSWQRFGYPAGLFDPAEIRHGIHGGDIETSLMLAFHPDKVRMGEAMAFPSLTADMERDHTWLRHPRPAGFAWMAQDLNPAGVVGDAAAATAAKGEAAAAHGVAAFIALLREVQNFSL from the coding sequence ATGCTTCCATCTCCCTTCTGGGCGGATCTGACGACCACGGATTTCGGCCGCGCGGCGATGGAAGACGTGACGGCCATCCTGCCGGTGGCAGCGGTGGAGCAGCATGGTCCGCATCTGCCGCTCGGCACCGATGCGATGATCATGGAGGGTTATGTCGCGCGGGTCGTGGCCGCTTTGCCGGCTGATCTCACAGTCTCATTCCTGCCGACTCAAACCGTCGGCCACTCGCCGGAGCATCTTGCCTTCTCCGGCACGCTCACCTTGTCCGCCGAAGCGGCTATCGCGGCCTGGCGCGGTATAGGCGAGAGTGTCTATCGGGCAGGCTGCCGCAAGCTCGTTATCGTGTCGTCCCACGGGGGGAACTCACCCGTCGTCGACATCGTGGCGCAGAGCCTGCGTGCAAATTGGGGGCTGACGGTCGTCACCGTATCCTGGCAGCGGTTCGGGTATCCCGCCGGGCTGTTCGATCCGGCCGAGATCCGCCATGGCATTCACGGCGGCGATATCGAAACGTCCCTGATGCTGGCTTTCCATCCCGACAAGGTGCGCATGGGTGAGGCGATGGCCTTCCCTTCGCTCACGGCGGACATGGAGCGGGACCACACCTGGCTGCGTCACCCACGGCCGGCTGGCTTTGCGTGGATGGCGCAAGATCTCAATCCGGCCGGTGTCGTCGGCGACGCAGCGGCCGCCACGGCCGCGAAAGGGGAGGCCGCGGCCGCCCACGGCGTCGCTGCCTTCATCGCGCTGCTGCGCGAGGTGCAGAACTTTTCTCTGTAG
- a CDS encoding MarR family transcriptional regulator, with protein sequence MKHPVAKSIGWALVYAARLHRSRIGERLSSMGLFPGQEQVLQALASGEPATMGELAELLRVKPPTASKTVARLAAQGLVERRTEPGDARIIIVSLTRQGLEKVAAIDALWRDTEEQLLDDLDSKDRKRVRKLLRKMAKNLADKGSSDKSLPGDEDDDADLDDPVAA encoded by the coding sequence ATGAAGCATCCCGTCGCCAAGAGCATAGGCTGGGCCCTCGTCTATGCCGCGCGCCTCCACCGCAGCCGTATCGGCGAACGGCTTTCTTCAATGGGGCTGTTTCCCGGCCAGGAGCAGGTCCTTCAGGCGCTTGCCTCCGGCGAGCCCGCAACGATGGGTGAATTGGCGGAACTCCTGCGCGTGAAGCCGCCGACGGCGTCGAAAACCGTCGCGCGCCTGGCGGCGCAAGGGCTCGTCGAGCGGCGGACAGAGCCTGGTGACGCCCGCATCATTATCGTCAGCTTGACGCGGCAAGGCCTGGAAAAAGTCGCGGCTATCGACGCCCTCTGGCGCGACACAGAGGAACAACTGCTCGACGATCTCGACAGCAAGGATCGCAAACGTGTCCGCAAGCTGCTGCGGAAAATGGCGAAAAACTTAGCCGACAAGGGATCGAGCGACAAATCGCTGCCCGGCGACGAGGATGACGACGCCGATCTGGATGATCCTGTCGCTGCATAA
- a CDS encoding Carbohydrate ABC transporter membrane protein 2 (CUT1 family), whose translation MKPMAVASAAKISASETGDEGGMRYLDRLPRRVALVYLPLFVFMIVLLFPFYWMAITAIKPNYQLTDYNNYSPFWVVGPTFDHIRYLLFETSYPGWLWNTVVISVAATFVSLATSVFAAYAIERLRFTGAKVVGLAIFLAYLVPPSILFIPLALMVFGFGIYDTKLALIFTYPTFLVPFCTWLLMGYFRSIPYELEECALIDGASRWQILTRILLPLSIPGLISAGIFAFTLSWNEFIYALTFIQSSENKTVPVGVLTELVRSDVYEWGSLMAGALIGSLPVVILYSFFVEHYVSSMTGAVKE comes from the coding sequence GTGAAGCCGATGGCCGTTGCATCAGCCGCCAAGATTTCAGCATCAGAGACCGGCGATGAAGGCGGTATGCGCTATCTCGACCGGTTGCCACGTCGGGTTGCACTGGTTTATCTGCCGCTTTTCGTCTTCATGATCGTTCTTCTATTTCCATTTTATTGGATGGCGATCACGGCGATTAAGCCCAATTATCAGCTCACGGACTACAACAACTACAGCCCATTCTGGGTTGTGGGGCCAACATTCGATCACATCCGCTATCTTCTGTTCGAGACCTCGTATCCAGGTTGGCTCTGGAACACTGTTGTCATCTCCGTGGCCGCGACCTTCGTCTCGCTGGCGACTTCGGTGTTCGCGGCCTATGCGATCGAGCGGCTGCGTTTCACGGGTGCGAAAGTCGTGGGGCTTGCCATCTTCCTCGCCTATCTCGTGCCGCCGTCGATCCTGTTCATTCCGCTTGCCCTGATGGTCTTCGGCTTCGGAATCTACGACACCAAGCTCGCCCTGATCTTCACTTATCCCACCTTCCTCGTGCCGTTCTGCACGTGGCTTCTGATGGGATATTTCCGCTCCATTCCTTATGAGCTGGAGGAATGTGCGCTGATCGACGGGGCCTCGCGCTGGCAGATCCTGACGCGGATCCTTCTGCCTCTCTCCATTCCTGGCCTCATTTCGGCTGGAATCTTTGCCTTCACGCTGTCGTGGAACGAATTCATCTACGCTCTCACCTTCATCCAGTCATCGGAGAACAAGACCGTTCCGGTTGGCGTCCTGACGGAACTCGTGCGCAGCGACGTCTATGAATGGGGCTCGCTGATGGCCGGGGCGCTGATCGGCTCCCTGCCGGTGGTGATCCTCTATTCCTTCTTCGTCGAGCACTATGTCTCGTCGATGACCGGGGCGGTCAAGGAATGA
- a CDS encoding Carbohydrate ABC transporter membrane protein 1 (CUT1 family) produces MSIAITRSEAGRPTRLFDLSQGRNVLGLLFMLPAAVFLLVFLTYPLGLGVWLAFTDTRIGRAGVFIGLENYISLWGDHVFWLSVFNTVLYTVAASILKFALGLWLALILNEHLPFKAFFRAIVLLPWVVPTVLSAIAFWWIFDAQFSIISWLLIKIGLIDTPINFLGDSTNARASVIAANVWRGIPFVAISLLAGLQTIPQSLHEAATLDGASGWQRFRNITLPMLTPIIAVVMTFSVLFTFTDFQLIYVLTRGGPLNATHLMATLSFQRAIPGGLLGEGAAIAVAMIPFLLTAILFSYFGLQRRRWQQGGAD; encoded by the coding sequence ATGAGTATCGCCATCACCAGAAGCGAGGCGGGGAGGCCGACGCGACTGTTCGATCTCAGCCAGGGGCGAAATGTCCTTGGCCTCCTGTTCATGCTTCCCGCCGCAGTCTTTCTCCTGGTGTTTCTCACCTATCCGCTCGGGCTCGGCGTGTGGCTCGCCTTTACCGACACACGTATTGGCCGGGCAGGGGTCTTCATCGGTCTGGAGAACTACATATCGCTTTGGGGCGACCACGTGTTCTGGTTGTCGGTGTTCAACACTGTCCTCTACACCGTCGCCGCGTCGATCCTGAAATTCGCGCTGGGTCTGTGGCTTGCGCTGATCCTGAACGAGCATCTGCCGTTCAAGGCCTTCTTCCGCGCTATCGTGCTGCTGCCGTGGGTGGTGCCCACCGTGCTGTCAGCCATTGCCTTCTGGTGGATCTTCGACGCGCAGTTCTCGATCATCTCGTGGCTGCTCATCAAGATCGGCCTGATCGACACGCCCATCAATTTCCTCGGCGATTCCACCAATGCGCGGGCCTCGGTGATCGCCGCCAATGTCTGGCGCGGCATTCCCTTCGTGGCGATTTCGCTTCTGGCCGGCCTGCAGACTATCCCGCAATCCCTGCATGAGGCGGCGACCCTCGACGGGGCATCCGGCTGGCAACGCTTCCGCAACATCACCCTGCCGATGCTGACACCCATCATCGCCGTGGTGATGACCTTCTCGGTGCTGTTCACCTTCACCGATTTCCAGCTCATCTACGTGCTCACTCGTGGCGGTCCACTGAATGCCACGCATCTGATGGCAACGCTGAGCTTCCAGCGCGCCATTCCGGGTGGCCTGCTCGGTGAGGGCGCGGCGATTGCGGTCGCCATGATCCCCTTCCTGCTAACGGCCATCCTGTTCAGCTATTTCGGCCTGCAGCGTCGCCGCTGGCAACAGGGCGGGGCTGACTGA